The Prionailurus bengalensis isolate Pbe53 chromosome D2, Fcat_Pben_1.1_paternal_pri, whole genome shotgun sequence genome window below encodes:
- the PAOX gene encoding peroxisomal N(1)-acetyl-spermine/spermidine oxidase — protein MESSGGSAEAPGRGPRVLVVGGGIAGLGAAQRLCSHPAFRRLRVLEATSRAGGRICSERSFGGVVELGAHWIHGPSQGNPVFQLAARYQLLEEKDLSEENQLIETGGHVGLPSVSYTSSGVSVSHELVVEMAGLFYGLIDQTREFLHLPDAPVPSVGEYLKREISQHAAGWTEDEETRKLKLAILNSFFNVECCVSGTHSMDLVALAPFGEYTVLPGLDCTFPGGYQGLTNRIMASLPEDVVVFNKPVKTIHWNGSFREASSPGETCPVLVECEDGGCFPAHHVIVTVPLGFLKERLDTFFEPPLPTQKAEAIRKIGFGTNNKIFLEFEEPFWEPDCQFIQVVWEDTSPLQDGASELQHVWFKKLIGFLVLPSFESAHVLCGFIAGLESEFMETLSDEEVLLSLTQVLRRVTGNAELPAPRSVLRSRWHSAPYTRGSYSYVAVGSSGDDVDLLAQPLPADGAEAQVLFAGEATHRAFYSTTHGALLSGWREADRLIALWDTQAQLPEPRL, from the exons ATGGAGTCGAGTGGCGGCAGCGCGGAGGCCCCGGGTCGCGGCCCGCGGGTGCTGGTGGTGGGCGGTGGCATCGCGGGGCTGGGGGCGGCGCAAAGGCTCTGCAGCCACCCGGCCTTCCGGCGGCTGCGGGTCCTGGAGGCCACTTCCCGCGCCGGCGGCCGCATCTGCTCAGAGCGCAGCTTCG GTGGCGTGGTAGAGCTAGGTGCTCACTGGATCCACGGGCCCTCCCAGGGCAACCCCGTCTTCCAGCTGGCGGCCAGGTACCAGCTGCTGGAGGAAAAGGACTTGTCAGAGGAGAACCAGCTGATTGAGACTGGGGGCCACGTGGGCTTGCCTTCCGTGTCCTACACTAGCTCTGGGGTAAGTGTGAGCCATGAGCTGGTGGTGGAGATGGCTGGTCTGTTCTATGGGCTCATCGACCAGACTCGGGAGTTCCTGCACCTGCCGGACGCCCCAGTGCCCAGTGTCGGGGAGTACCTGAAGAGGGAGATCAGTCAGCATGCAGCTGGCTGGACGGAGGACGAGGAGACCAGGAAGCTCAAGCTGGCCATCCTCAACAGCTTCTTCAACGTGGAGTGCTGTGTGAGCGGCACCCACAGCATGGACCTGGTGGCCCTCGCACCCTTCGGGGAATACACCGTGCTGCCGGGGCTGGACTGCACCTTTCCTGG GGGCTACCAGGGGCTCACAAACCGCATAATGGCCTCCTTGCCCGAGGACGTGGTAGTTTTTAACAAGCCTGTGAAGACCATTCACTGGAATGGGTCCTTCCGGGAAGCCTCTTCTCCTGGGGAGACGTGTCCGGTGTTGGTGGAGTGTGAGGACGGAGGCTGCTTCCCTGCACATCATGTCATTGTCACTGTGCCCTTAG GTTTTCTTAAAGAACGTCTGGACACCTTCTTTGAGCCCCCGCTGCCCACCCAGAAGGCAGAAGCGATCAGGAAAATAGGCTTTGGGACCAACAATAAAATCTTCCTGGAGTTTGAGGAGCCCTTCTGGGAGCCAGACTGCCAGTTCATCCAGGTGGTGTGGGAAGACACGTCGCCCCTGCAGGACGGCGCCTCCGAGCTCCAGCACGTCTGGTTCAAGAAGCTTATTGGCTTTTTAGTCCTGCCTTCCTTCGA GTCTGCCCACGTCCTTTGTGGGTTCATCGCTGGGCTGGAGTCCGAGTTCATGGAGACCCTGTCCGACGAGGAAGTGCTTCTGTCTCTGACCCAAGTGCTCCGCAGGGTGACAG GAAACGCCGAGCTCCCCGCGCCCAGGAGCGTGCTGCGCTCGCGCTGGCACAGCGCCCCGTACACCAGGGGCTCCTACAGCTACGTGGCGGTGGGCAGCTCCGGGGACGACGTGGACTTGCTGGCGCAGCCCCTGCCTGCGGACGGCGCGGAGGCGCAG GTCCTGTTTGCAGGGGAAGCCACACATCGGGCGTTCTACTCCACCACGCACGGGGCTCTGCTGTCTGGCTGGAGGGAGGCCGACCGGCTCATCGCTCTGTGGGACACCCAAGCGCAGCTGCCCGAGCCCCGGCTCTGA
- the MTG1 gene encoding mitochondrial ribosome-associated GTPase 1 isoform X4 — protein sequence MQSSLKLVDCIIEVHDARIPLSGRNPLFQETLGLKPHVLVLNKMDLADLKDQQKIIQHLEGEGLKNVVFTNCLQDENVKQIIPMVTRLVGSSCRYHRGERLEYCAMVIGIPNVGKSSLINALRRQHLRKGKATRVGGEPGITRAVMSRIQVCERPLMFLLDTPGVLAPRIESVEMGLKLALCGTVLDHLVGEETLADYLLYTLNRHQLFGYVRHYGLGGACDDIASLLKQVAVRLGKTQKVKVLTGTGEKWGHPPPAGLGEPADRAAPGAGGGHCGHMWLFWEHRFCSGAGSRFSL from the exons ATGCAGAGCAGCCTAAAGTTGGTGGACTGTATCATCGAGGTCCATGATGCCCGG ATTCCACTTTCAGGCCGCAACCCTCTGTTTCAAGAAACCCTTGGGCTTAAGCCTCATGTGCTGGTCCTCAACAAAATGGACTTGGCGGATCTGAAAGACCAGCAG aaaattatACAGCACTTAGAAGGAGAAGGCCTAAAAAATGTTGTTTTCACCAACTGTTTACAGGATGAGAATGTCAAGCAG ATAATCCCGATGGTCACGAGACTGGTGGGGAGCAGCTGCCGCTATCATCGAGGAGAG AGGCTGGAGTACTGTGCCATGGTGATTGGGATCCCCAACGTGGGCAAATCCTCGCTCATCAACGCGCTCAGGAGACAGCACCTCAGGAAAG GGAAAGCTACCAGGGTGGGCGGCGAGCCTGGGATCACCAGAGCCGTGATGTCCAGAATCCAG GTGTGTGAGCGGCCGCTGATGTTCCTGCTGGACACTCCTGGGGTGCTGGCTCCTCGGATTGAAAGCGTGGAGATGGGCCTAAAGCTGGCCCTGTGTG GAACCGTGTTAGACCACCTTGTCGGGGAGGAGACCCTGGCGGACTACCTTCTCTACACCCTCAACAGGCACCAGCTCTTTGG GTACGTGCGGCACTATGGCCTGGGCGGCGCCTGTGACGACATCGCCAGCTTGCTGAAGCAGGTGGCTGTGAGACTGGGGAAGACGCAGAAGGTGAAAGTGCTCACGGGCACGGGTGAGAAGTGGGGGCATCCGCCTCCGGCTGGGCTTGGGGAACCAGCCGATCGAGCAGCCCCTGGTGCTGGGGGAGGACACTGTGGGCACATGTGGCTGTTCTGGGAACACAGGTTCTGCAGCGGGGCGGGCTCTCGGTTCAGCCTGTAG
- the MTG1 gene encoding mitochondrial ribosome-associated GTPase 1 isoform X2 — protein MRLAFRALGGAAGVAWRESFPLGGRDVARWFPGHMAKGLKKMQSSLKLVDCIIEVHDARIPLSGRNPLFQETLGLKPHVLVLNKMDLADLKDQQKIIQHLEGEGLKNVVFTNCLQDENVKQIIPMVTRLVGSSCRYHRGERLEYCAMVIGIPNVGKSSLINALRRQHLRKGKATRVGGEPGITRAVMSRIQVCERPLMFLLDTPGVLAPRIESVEMGLKLALCGTVLDHLVGEETLADYLLYTLNRHQLFGYVRHYGLGGACDDIASLLKQVAVRLGKTQKVKVLTGTGDVNVIQPNYPAAARDFLQTFRRGLLGPVMLDRDVL, from the exons ATGAGGCTAGCCTTCCGCGCATTGGGCGGCGCCGCCGGGGTCGCCTGGCGAGAGAGCTTCCCCCTGGGCGGTCGCGACGTGGCGCGCTGGTTCCCGGGCCACATGGCCAAGG gGCTGAAGAAGATGCAGAGCAGCCTAAAGTTGGTGGACTGTATCATCGAGGTCCATGATGCCCGG ATTCCACTTTCAGGCCGCAACCCTCTGTTTCAAGAAACCCTTGGGCTTAAGCCTCATGTGCTGGTCCTCAACAAAATGGACTTGGCGGATCTGAAAGACCAGCAG aaaattatACAGCACTTAGAAGGAGAAGGCCTAAAAAATGTTGTTTTCACCAACTGTTTACAGGATGAGAATGTCAAGCAG ATAATCCCGATGGTCACGAGACTGGTGGGGAGCAGCTGCCGCTATCATCGAGGAGAG AGGCTGGAGTACTGTGCCATGGTGATTGGGATCCCCAACGTGGGCAAATCCTCGCTCATCAACGCGCTCAGGAGACAGCACCTCAGGAAAG GGAAAGCTACCAGGGTGGGCGGCGAGCCTGGGATCACCAGAGCCGTGATGTCCAGAATCCAG GTGTGTGAGCGGCCGCTGATGTTCCTGCTGGACACTCCTGGGGTGCTGGCTCCTCGGATTGAAAGCGTGGAGATGGGCCTAAAGCTGGCCCTGTGTG GAACCGTGTTAGACCACCTTGTCGGGGAGGAGACCCTGGCGGACTACCTTCTCTACACCCTCAACAGGCACCAGCTCTTTGG GTACGTGCGGCACTATGGCCTGGGCGGCGCCTGTGACGACATCGCCAGCTTGCTGAAGCAGGTGGCTGTGAGACTGGGGAAGACGCAGAAGGTGAAAGTGCTCACGGGCACGG gtGACGTGAACGTCATCCAGCCCAACTACCCTGCGGCAGCCCGAGACTTCCTCCAGACCTTCCGCAGGGGGCTGCTGGGCCCAGTGATGCTGGACAGGGATGTCCTGTAG
- the MTG1 gene encoding mitochondrial ribosome-associated GTPase 1 isoform X3, with protein MMPGYPLVVVILWFMIRNLYIHTCRNPLFQETLGLKPHVLVLNKMDLADLKDQQKIIQHLEGEGLKNVVFTNCLQDENVKQIIPMVTRLVGSSCRYHRGERLEYCAMVIGIPNVGKSSLINALRRQHLRKGKATRVGGEPGITRAVMSRIQVCERPLMFLLDTPGVLAPRIESVEMGLKLALCGTVLDHLVGEETLADYLLYTLNRHQLFGYVRHYGLGGACDDIASLLKQVAVRLGKTQKVKVLTGTGEKWGHPPPAGLGEPADRAAPGAGGGHCGHMWLFWEHRFCSGAGSRFSL; from the exons ATGATGCCCGGATATCCTTTAGTGGTGGTAATACTGTGGTTTATGATAAGaaatctatatatacacacat GCCGCAACCCTCTGTTTCAAGAAACCCTTGGGCTTAAGCCTCATGTGCTGGTCCTCAACAAAATGGACTTGGCGGATCTGAAAGACCAGCAG aaaattatACAGCACTTAGAAGGAGAAGGCCTAAAAAATGTTGTTTTCACCAACTGTTTACAGGATGAGAATGTCAAGCAG ATAATCCCGATGGTCACGAGACTGGTGGGGAGCAGCTGCCGCTATCATCGAGGAGAG AGGCTGGAGTACTGTGCCATGGTGATTGGGATCCCCAACGTGGGCAAATCCTCGCTCATCAACGCGCTCAGGAGACAGCACCTCAGGAAAG GGAAAGCTACCAGGGTGGGCGGCGAGCCTGGGATCACCAGAGCCGTGATGTCCAGAATCCAG GTGTGTGAGCGGCCGCTGATGTTCCTGCTGGACACTCCTGGGGTGCTGGCTCCTCGGATTGAAAGCGTGGAGATGGGCCTAAAGCTGGCCCTGTGTG GAACCGTGTTAGACCACCTTGTCGGGGAGGAGACCCTGGCGGACTACCTTCTCTACACCCTCAACAGGCACCAGCTCTTTGG GTACGTGCGGCACTATGGCCTGGGCGGCGCCTGTGACGACATCGCCAGCTTGCTGAAGCAGGTGGCTGTGAGACTGGGGAAGACGCAGAAGGTGAAAGTGCTCACGGGCACGGGTGAGAAGTGGGGGCATCCGCCTCCGGCTGGGCTTGGGGAACCAGCCGATCGAGCAGCCCCTGGTGCTGGGGGAGGACACTGTGGGCACATGTGGCTGTTCTGGGAACACAGGTTCTGCAGCGGGGCGGGCTCTCGGTTCAGCCTGTAG
- the MTG1 gene encoding mitochondrial ribosome-associated GTPase 1 isoform X1 encodes MRLAFRALGGAAGVAWRESFPLGGRDVARWFPGHMAKGLKKMQSSLKLVDCIIEVHDARIPLSGRNPLFQETLGLKPHVLVLNKMDLADLKDQQKIIQHLEGEGLKNVVFTNCLQDENVKQIIPMVTRLVGSSCRYHRGERLEYCAMVIGIPNVGKSSLINALRRQHLRKGKATRVGGEPGITRAVMSRIQVCERPLMFLLDTPGVLAPRIESVEMGLKLALCGTVLDHLVGEETLADYLLYTLNRHQLFGYVRHYGLGGACDDIASLLKQVAVRLGKTQKVKVLTGTGEKWGHPPPAGLGEPADRAAPGAGGGHCGHMWLFWEHRFCSGAGSRFSL; translated from the exons ATGAGGCTAGCCTTCCGCGCATTGGGCGGCGCCGCCGGGGTCGCCTGGCGAGAGAGCTTCCCCCTGGGCGGTCGCGACGTGGCGCGCTGGTTCCCGGGCCACATGGCCAAGG gGCTGAAGAAGATGCAGAGCAGCCTAAAGTTGGTGGACTGTATCATCGAGGTCCATGATGCCCGG ATTCCACTTTCAGGCCGCAACCCTCTGTTTCAAGAAACCCTTGGGCTTAAGCCTCATGTGCTGGTCCTCAACAAAATGGACTTGGCGGATCTGAAAGACCAGCAG aaaattatACAGCACTTAGAAGGAGAAGGCCTAAAAAATGTTGTTTTCACCAACTGTTTACAGGATGAGAATGTCAAGCAG ATAATCCCGATGGTCACGAGACTGGTGGGGAGCAGCTGCCGCTATCATCGAGGAGAG AGGCTGGAGTACTGTGCCATGGTGATTGGGATCCCCAACGTGGGCAAATCCTCGCTCATCAACGCGCTCAGGAGACAGCACCTCAGGAAAG GGAAAGCTACCAGGGTGGGCGGCGAGCCTGGGATCACCAGAGCCGTGATGTCCAGAATCCAG GTGTGTGAGCGGCCGCTGATGTTCCTGCTGGACACTCCTGGGGTGCTGGCTCCTCGGATTGAAAGCGTGGAGATGGGCCTAAAGCTGGCCCTGTGTG GAACCGTGTTAGACCACCTTGTCGGGGAGGAGACCCTGGCGGACTACCTTCTCTACACCCTCAACAGGCACCAGCTCTTTGG GTACGTGCGGCACTATGGCCTGGGCGGCGCCTGTGACGACATCGCCAGCTTGCTGAAGCAGGTGGCTGTGAGACTGGGGAAGACGCAGAAGGTGAAAGTGCTCACGGGCACGGGTGAGAAGTGGGGGCATCCGCCTCCGGCTGGGCTTGGGGAACCAGCCGATCGAGCAGCCCCTGGTGCTGGGGGAGGACACTGTGGGCACATGTGGCTGTTCTGGGAACACAGGTTCTGCAGCGGGGCGGGCTCTCGGTTCAGCCTGTAG
- the MTG1 gene encoding mitochondrial ribosome-associated GTPase 1 isoform X5, whose translation MRLAFRALGGAAGVAWRESFPLGGRDVARWFPGHMAKGLKKMQSSLKLVDCIIEVHDARIPLSGRNPLFQETLGLKPHVLVLNKMDLADLKDQQKIIQHLEGEGLKNVVFTNCLQDENVKQIIPMVTRLVGSSCRYHRGERLEYCAMVIGIPNVGKSSLINALRRQHLRKGKATRVGGEPGITRAVMSRIQVCERPLMFLLDTPGVLAPRIESVEMGLKLALCGTVLDHLVGEETLADYLLYTLNRHQLFGYVRHYGLGGACDDIASLLKQVAVRLGKTQKVT comes from the exons ATGAGGCTAGCCTTCCGCGCATTGGGCGGCGCCGCCGGGGTCGCCTGGCGAGAGAGCTTCCCCCTGGGCGGTCGCGACGTGGCGCGCTGGTTCCCGGGCCACATGGCCAAGG gGCTGAAGAAGATGCAGAGCAGCCTAAAGTTGGTGGACTGTATCATCGAGGTCCATGATGCCCGG ATTCCACTTTCAGGCCGCAACCCTCTGTTTCAAGAAACCCTTGGGCTTAAGCCTCATGTGCTGGTCCTCAACAAAATGGACTTGGCGGATCTGAAAGACCAGCAG aaaattatACAGCACTTAGAAGGAGAAGGCCTAAAAAATGTTGTTTTCACCAACTGTTTACAGGATGAGAATGTCAAGCAG ATAATCCCGATGGTCACGAGACTGGTGGGGAGCAGCTGCCGCTATCATCGAGGAGAG AGGCTGGAGTACTGTGCCATGGTGATTGGGATCCCCAACGTGGGCAAATCCTCGCTCATCAACGCGCTCAGGAGACAGCACCTCAGGAAAG GGAAAGCTACCAGGGTGGGCGGCGAGCCTGGGATCACCAGAGCCGTGATGTCCAGAATCCAG GTGTGTGAGCGGCCGCTGATGTTCCTGCTGGACACTCCTGGGGTGCTGGCTCCTCGGATTGAAAGCGTGGAGATGGGCCTAAAGCTGGCCCTGTGTG GAACCGTGTTAGACCACCTTGTCGGGGAGGAGACCCTGGCGGACTACCTTCTCTACACCCTCAACAGGCACCAGCTCTTTGG GTACGTGCGGCACTATGGCCTGGGCGGCGCCTGTGACGACATCGCCAGCTTGCTGAAGCAGGTGGCTGTGAGACTGGGGAAGACGCAGAAG gtGACGTGA
- the SPRN gene encoding shadow of prion protein yields the protein MNWTAATCWALLLAATFLCDIGAAKGGRGGARGSARGGLRGGARGTPRVRVRPAPRYAGSSLRVAAAGAAAGAAAGLAAGSGWRRAPGPGERGLEDDEDAAPGGNRTGQGVYSYRAWTSGAGPTGGPRLCLLLGGALVALGLLRP from the coding sequence ATGAACTGGACGGCCGCGACGTGCTGGGCTCTGCTGCTGGCCGCCACCTTCCTCTGCGACATTGGCGCGGCCAAGGGCGGCCGTGGAGGGGCTCGCGGCAGCGCCCGGGGAGGGCTGCGCGGGGGCGCGCGCGGGACCCCACGGGTGCGCGTGAGGCCGGCGCCCCGCTACGCGGGCTCCTCCCTGCGCGTGGCTGcggccggggcggcggcgggggcggcggccggCCTGGCGGCGGGTTCCGGCTGGAGaagggccccgggccccggggagCGCGGCCTGGAGGACGACGAGGACGCGGCACCAGGCGGCAACCGGACGGGCCAAGGCGTCTACAGCTACCGGGCGTGGACTTCGGGCGCGGGGCCCACCGGCGGCCCGCGCCTCTGCCTGCTGCTGGGCGGCGCCCTCGTTGCCCTGGGGCTGCTGCGGCCCTAG